In a single window of the Streptacidiphilus sp. P02-A3a genome:
- a CDS encoding SigE family RNA polymerase sigma factor, whose translation MPVTAPFPGVRSAVDRVVDRTLERPLDRGLEHGNALEFAAVAAEGTSVDLLTETYQAHYRSLLGLAALLLDDTASCEDVVQEAFIRVHAARRRVREPDKTLAYLRQTVVNLSRSTLRRRILGLRLLQKPMPDMASAEEGAYDALERDQLLQAMRGLQRRQREVLVLRYFADMTEAQVADSLGISIGSVKAYGSRGLAALRQSMDSAS comes from the coding sequence ATGCCCGTGACCGCCCCTTTCCCAGGCGTCCGCAGTGCGGTCGACCGGGTGGTCGACCGCACCCTGGAACGCCCGCTGGACCGCGGCCTCGAACACGGCAACGCGTTGGAGTTCGCCGCGGTGGCAGCCGAGGGCACCAGCGTCGACCTGCTCACCGAGACCTACCAGGCCCACTACCGCTCGCTGCTGGGACTGGCGGCGCTGCTCCTGGACGACACCGCCTCCTGCGAGGACGTCGTCCAGGAGGCGTTCATCCGCGTGCACGCGGCCCGGCGGCGGGTCCGCGAACCGGACAAGACCCTCGCCTACCTGCGGCAGACCGTGGTCAACCTGTCCCGTTCCACGCTGCGCCGCCGGATCCTGGGCCTGCGGCTGCTGCAGAAGCCCATGCCGGACATGGCCAGCGCGGAGGAGGGCGCCTACGACGCCCTGGAACGCGACCAACTGCTCCAGGCGATGCGTGGGTTGCAGCGGCGGCAGCGCGAGGTGCTGGTGCTGCGGTACTTCGCGGACATGACCGAGGCACAGGTGGCGGACAGCCTCGGGATCTCGATCGGCTCGGTGAAGGCGTACGGCTCGCGCGGGCTCGCGGCGCTCAGGCAGAGCATGGACTCGGCGTCATGA
- a CDS encoding SURF1 family protein, giving the protein MTTADLTYRGGVYRFLLTPRWLGLHLFALLAVPLCIWLGVWQLSRFEQRTHTGDHRAAQAAALASDPVPLSGLLAHADAQSVTAADAGREVTLTGRYDAGNQLLVPQRVVNGKNGYEVLTPLLLPDGTHIAVIRGWAASRASVPAPAAGTVSLRGRLQIAEDESSPQVIAAGGLPAGEVGMISPSTLINLLPYSVYDGWVALDSGSTTLVPVPTYQAAEGDGLTLEAFQNLGYTCQWFVFAGFAVFMWFRLVRREAEVVRDRRLGIVPAQTRTPAQTPA; this is encoded by the coding sequence ATGACCACTGCGGATCTCACGTACCGCGGCGGCGTGTACCGCTTCCTGCTGACCCCGCGCTGGCTCGGCCTCCACCTGTTCGCGCTGCTGGCGGTGCCGCTCTGCATCTGGCTGGGCGTATGGCAGCTGAGCCGGTTCGAGCAGCGCACGCACACCGGCGACCACCGGGCCGCCCAGGCCGCCGCGCTGGCCTCCGACCCGGTGCCGCTGTCCGGGCTGCTCGCCCACGCGGACGCGCAGAGCGTCACCGCGGCGGACGCCGGACGCGAGGTGACCCTCACCGGCCGGTACGACGCCGGGAACCAGCTGCTGGTGCCGCAGCGGGTGGTCAACGGCAAGAACGGCTACGAGGTGCTGACCCCGCTGCTGCTCCCGGACGGCACGCACATCGCGGTGATCCGGGGCTGGGCGGCCAGTCGGGCGAGCGTCCCCGCGCCCGCCGCCGGGACGGTCTCGCTGCGCGGACGGCTGCAGATCGCCGAGGACGAGAGCTCCCCGCAGGTGATCGCCGCCGGCGGCCTGCCCGCCGGGGAGGTGGGCATGATCAGCCCGTCCACGCTGATCAACCTGCTGCCGTACTCGGTCTACGACGGCTGGGTGGCGCTGGACTCCGGCTCGACCACGCTGGTGCCCGTCCCCACCTACCAGGCGGCGGAGGGGGACGGGCTGACGCTGGAGGCCTTCCAGAACCTCGGCTACACCTGCCAGTGGTTCGTCTTCGCGGGGTTCGCGGTGTTCATGTGGTTCCGCCTGGTCCGCCGTGAGGCGGAGGTCGTCCGCGACCGCCGCCTGGGCATCGTCCCGGCGCAGACCCGAACCCCGGCACAGACCCCGGCGTAG
- a CDS encoding prolyl oligopeptidase family serine peptidase, which produces MSSESQQQQGFADLPAWEQRFRAARVGLPEWADDAPERSLFVSNATGTYEVYAWDRATGAQRQVTHRANGTTDAALTPDGEWIWWFDDTDGDEFGVWRRQPFTGTAGSGTTGSGTAGSGTAGSGTAGSGAASEGGPGGHGGPDEEAVPGLPPAYSEGLALGRPGTGVVAVVGRSTEEDGSTLHLVRPGLPPVEVYRHPQTASVGDLSHDGTLIAIDHTEHGDAMHSALRVIRASDATTVAELDDASGRDEPLGLSCLGFAPLPGDARLLVAHQRRGRWEPLLWDTTTGEQTDLRLDLPGDISADWYPDASALLIEHTHHARSELFRYDLATAALERLETPPGTVAGAGARPDGSVEFLWSSAERPPVVRSTRGEVVLAAPGPQAPPSVPVEDVWVDGPGGPVHALVQRPAGDGPFPTVFDIHGGPTWHDSDAFTSGPAAWIDHGFAVVRVNYRGSTGYGQAWTDALRHRVGLIELEDIAAVRAWAVESGLADPARLVLTGGSWGGYLTLLGLGAQPELWTLGVAAVPVADYVTAYHDEMEALKSMDRTLVGGTPEEVPERYAASSPITYVDAVRAPVYISAGLNDPRCPIQQIENYVWRLEEAGKTHEVYRYDAGHGSLVVAERIRQLRLELDFVTRHLP; this is translated from the coding sequence ATGAGCAGCGAATCACAGCAACAGCAGGGCTTCGCCGACCTCCCGGCCTGGGAGCAGCGCTTCCGCGCGGCCAGGGTCGGCCTGCCGGAGTGGGCCGACGACGCACCCGAGCGGTCCCTCTTCGTCTCCAACGCGACCGGCACCTACGAGGTGTACGCGTGGGACCGCGCCACCGGCGCCCAACGCCAGGTCACCCACCGGGCCAACGGCACCACCGACGCCGCGCTCACCCCCGACGGGGAGTGGATCTGGTGGTTCGACGACACGGACGGCGACGAGTTCGGCGTCTGGCGCCGCCAGCCGTTCACCGGTACGGCGGGATCCGGCACGACGGGATCCGGCACAGCGGGCTCCGGCACAGCGGGCTCCGGCACAGCGGGATCCGGCGCTGCCTCGGAGGGCGGGCCAGGCGGGCACGGCGGGCCGGACGAGGAGGCGGTGCCGGGGCTGCCCCCGGCGTACTCCGAGGGGCTGGCGCTGGGCCGCCCCGGGACCGGCGTGGTCGCCGTCGTCGGCCGCTCCACCGAGGAGGACGGTTCGACGCTGCACCTGGTGCGCCCGGGCCTGCCGCCGGTCGAGGTGTACCGGCACCCGCAGACGGCGAGCGTCGGCGACCTGTCCCACGACGGGACGCTGATCGCCATCGACCACACCGAGCACGGCGACGCCATGCACTCCGCGCTGCGGGTGATCCGCGCGTCCGACGCCACCACCGTCGCCGAACTCGACGACGCCAGCGGCCGCGACGAGCCGCTGGGCCTGTCCTGCCTGGGCTTCGCCCCGCTCCCGGGTGACGCGCGGCTGCTGGTGGCGCACCAGCGCCGGGGCCGCTGGGAGCCGCTGCTGTGGGACACCACGACCGGTGAGCAGACCGACCTGCGGCTCGACCTGCCGGGCGACATCTCCGCCGACTGGTACCCGGACGCGTCCGCGCTGCTGATCGAGCACACCCACCACGCCCGCAGCGAGCTGTTCCGCTACGACCTGGCCACGGCCGCGCTGGAGCGGCTGGAGACCCCGCCGGGCACGGTCGCGGGCGCGGGCGCGCGGCCGGACGGCAGCGTGGAGTTCCTCTGGTCCTCGGCCGAACGGCCGCCGGTGGTCCGCTCCACCCGTGGCGAGGTGGTGCTGGCCGCGCCGGGGCCGCAGGCACCGCCGTCGGTCCCGGTGGAGGACGTCTGGGTGGACGGTCCGGGCGGGCCGGTCCACGCGCTGGTGCAGCGGCCCGCCGGGGACGGCCCCTTCCCCACCGTGTTCGACATCCACGGCGGTCCGACCTGGCACGACAGTGACGCCTTCACCTCCGGACCGGCCGCCTGGATCGACCACGGCTTCGCGGTGGTCCGGGTCAACTACCGCGGCTCGACCGGCTACGGGCAGGCCTGGACGGACGCGCTGCGGCACCGGGTGGGGCTGATCGAGCTGGAGGACATCGCCGCCGTCCGCGCCTGGGCGGTGGAGTCCGGGCTGGCCGACCCGGCCCGGCTGGTGCTCACCGGCGGTTCCTGGGGCGGTTACCTGACCCTGCTCGGCCTCGGCGCGCAGCCGGAGCTGTGGACGCTGGGCGTGGCCGCCGTCCCGGTCGCGGACTACGTCACCGCCTACCACGACGAGATGGAGGCGCTGAAGTCCATGGACCGGACGCTGGTCGGCGGCACCCCGGAGGAGGTCCCGGAGCGCTACGCGGCCTCGTCCCCGATCACCTACGTGGACGCGGTGCGGGCGCCGGTGTACATCAGCGCCGGGCTGAACGACCCGCGCTGCCCGATCCAGCAGATCGAGAACTACGTGTGGCGGCTGGAGGAGGCGGGCAAGACCCACGAGGTCTACCGCTACGACGCCGGGCACGGCTCGCTGGTAGTCGCCGAGCGGATCCGGCAGCTGCGGCTGGAGCTGGACTTCGTCACCCGCCACCTGCCGTGA
- a CDS encoding adenylosuccinate lyase family protein, with protein sequence MSVPNEHRRAAAGTDAGLLAPVWAGTDALAELSDEAWVAAMLEAEVALARAQASLGVIPAASADAVAEGVRSARIDVVDLAERARGAANPVVVLVQELTAAVAAVDPSAAEHVHLGSTSQDILDSAAMLLATRTLAGIDRDLSRIAAALAALAREHRATPMAARTLAQHAVPTTFGLKAAGWLGSVLDAADRLRATAAALPAQLGGAAGTMAAYQEYARGTAAEGPGHGIELAARFAAELGLAEPSAPWHSLRIPLCDLGWALSAVTGTLGKFALDVQGMSRTEVAEVAEPAAGGRGVSSAMPQKRNPVLATLVVSAARQLPVYAVVLAQSMLAEDERAPGAWHAEWQPLREVLRLAAGAAHTAAELAEGLEVFPLNLRRNLELTGGSIVSERLNVALAPLLGKAEAKRLLAECARQTAAGGDSFADVLKRREDLLAKLPEGVTVDDLLAPEEYLGAAGELVDRVLRRHATTKPA encoded by the coding sequence GTGAGCGTTCCGAACGAGCACCGCCGCGCCGCCGCAGGTACCGACGCCGGACTCCTCGCCCCGGTGTGGGCGGGCACCGACGCGCTCGCGGAGCTGAGCGACGAGGCGTGGGTGGCCGCGATGCTGGAGGCCGAGGTCGCCCTGGCCCGGGCCCAGGCCTCGCTCGGAGTGATCCCGGCCGCCTCGGCGGACGCCGTCGCCGAGGGCGTCCGGTCGGCCCGGATCGACGTGGTGGACCTCGCCGAGCGGGCCCGCGGCGCCGCCAACCCGGTGGTGGTGCTGGTCCAGGAGCTGACCGCGGCCGTGGCCGCGGTCGACCCGTCCGCCGCCGAGCACGTGCACCTCGGCAGCACCAGCCAGGACATCCTGGACTCGGCGGCGATGCTGCTCGCCACCCGCACCCTGGCCGGTATCGACCGCGACCTGTCCCGGATCGCCGCCGCGCTGGCCGCGCTCGCCCGGGAGCACCGGGCGACGCCGATGGCCGCCCGCACCCTGGCCCAGCACGCGGTGCCGACCACCTTCGGGCTGAAGGCGGCGGGCTGGCTCGGCTCGGTGCTGGACGCCGCGGACCGGCTCCGCGCCACCGCCGCCGCGCTCCCGGCCCAACTCGGCGGCGCGGCCGGAACCATGGCCGCCTACCAGGAGTACGCGCGCGGTACCGCCGCCGAGGGCCCCGGCCACGGCATCGAGCTGGCCGCGCGGTTCGCCGCCGAACTGGGCCTGGCCGAGCCGTCCGCGCCCTGGCACAGCCTGCGGATCCCGCTGTGCGACCTCGGTTGGGCGCTCAGCGCGGTCACCGGCACGCTCGGCAAGTTCGCCCTGGACGTGCAGGGGATGTCCCGCACCGAGGTCGCCGAGGTCGCCGAACCGGCGGCGGGCGGACGCGGCGTCTCCTCGGCGATGCCGCAGAAGCGCAACCCGGTGCTGGCCACTCTGGTGGTCTCCGCTGCTCGCCAACTACCGGTGTATGCCGTGGTGTTGGCGCAGAGCATGCTGGCCGAGGACGAGCGCGCGCCGGGCGCCTGGCACGCCGAGTGGCAGCCGCTGCGCGAGGTGCTCCGACTGGCGGCGGGGGCGGCCCACACGGCTGCCGAACTCGCCGAGGGCCTGGAGGTGTTCCCGCTCAACCTGCGCCGCAACCTGGAGCTCACTGGCGGGTCCATCGTCTCCGAACGCCTCAACGTCGCGCTCGCGCCGCTGCTCGGCAAGGCCGAGGCCAAGCGGCTGCTCGCCGAGTGCGCCCGGCAGACCGCCGCCGGCGGGGACAGTTTCGCCGACGTCCTGAAGCGGCGGGAGGACCTGCTGGCCAAGCTGCCGGAGGGGGTCACCGTCGACGACCTGCTGGCCCCGGAGGAGTACCTGGGCGCGGCCGGGGAGCTGGTCGACCGGGTCCTGCGCCGCCACGCGACAACCAAGCCGGCCTGA